A region of Armatimonadia bacterium DNA encodes the following proteins:
- a CDS encoding META domain-containing protein has translation MNHRQSTCLNPCMVLVATMAAVLMCVFSALAAPVAPAPAPVEGVDWYLSVCQGTPIIPDSGVTLRLTDGRLGGNGGINQYFGSYKLDGNKIATSDLGMTKMAGPGPLMIQESTYVHALSLAATFRVSATTLELADATGKVVAVFGKQPVTLKSLVEGRTWVLTSYDSQTPLADSQVTLAFEEDRVGGSAGVNQYSGVYVYRDSELTISRVVATKRAGDPALMKQEAAYLSLLNKAQGVRVGPSDLRLTDAVGRVLLRFSLLSQKPGTEPVETPPVAPVLTSPNQGDRVGRSVQIAGHTGDGRPAVIAVITDTYYKGSTLVGSVPGIRHRTRDTGEFSFRVATPSVGGASDREIRYMIRVFEVRADGTRGPEATVRVYPE, from the coding sequence ATGAACCACAGACAGTCCACTTGCCTCAATCCCTGCATGGTCCTGGTGGCTACCATGGCCGCCGTGTTGATGTGTGTCTTTTCCGCTCTGGCAGCGCCTGTCGCACCAGCACCGGCACCCGTCGAGGGCGTCGACTGGTACCTAAGTGTCTGCCAGGGCACGCCGATCATCCCCGACAGCGGTGTCACGCTGCGTCTCACAGACGGGCGCCTCGGCGGGAACGGCGGCATCAACCAGTACTTTGGCTCCTACAAGCTCGACGGCAACAAGATCGCGACCAGCGATCTGGGGATGACCAAGATGGCAGGCCCCGGTCCGCTGATGATCCAGGAATCGACCTACGTGCACGCGCTCTCCCTGGCCGCGACCTTCCGGGTCAGCGCCACCACGCTCGAACTCGCCGACGCGACGGGCAAAGTGGTCGCCGTCTTCGGGAAGCAGCCGGTGACCCTCAAGAGCCTGGTGGAGGGACGCACCTGGGTACTCACCTCCTATGACAGTCAGACCCCTCTGGCCGACAGTCAGGTCACCCTCGCTTTCGAGGAGGACAGGGTCGGCGGCTCCGCAGGCGTCAACCAGTACTCAGGCGTCTACGTGTACCGGGACTCCGAACTTACCATCTCCCGCGTCGTCGCGACCAAGCGTGCCGGCGACCCGGCGCTCATGAAGCAGGAGGCGGCCTACCTGAGCCTGCTGAACAAGGCCCAGGGCGTGCGGGTCGGCCCCTCTGACCTCAGGCTCACTGACGCCGTCGGACGCGTTCTGCTGCGCTTCTCTCTCCTCTCACAGAAGCCCGGCACGGAGCCGGTTGAGACGCCACCCGTTGCGCCTGTGCTCACCAGCCCGAACCAGGGCGACCGTGTGGGCCGGTCGGTTCAGATCGCCGGGCACACGGGCGACGGTCGGCCCGCCGTCATCGCGGTCATCACCGACACCTACTATAAGGGCAGCACGCTGGTTGGCTCCGTACCCGGAATCCGCCACCGCACCAGGGACACAGGCGAGTTCTCCTTCCGGGTTGCCACGCCGAGTGTGGGCGGCGCCTCCGACCGCGAGATCCGCTACATGATCCGTGTGTTCGAGGTCCGCGCTGACGGAACCCGTGGACCGGAAGCTACCGTGCGCGTGTATCCCGAGTAG
- a CDS encoding Flp family type IVb pilin yields MSNTLWVDEAGLTTVEYALLLALVAIAAIAAWTTLGQRTSVTVSSATSHLPTS; encoded by the coding sequence ATGTCCAATACGCTGTGGGTAGATGAGGCCGGCCTGACGACGGTGGAGTACGCCCTGTTGCTCGCCCTGGTGGCCATCGCCGCCATCGCGGCGTGGACCACGCTCGGGCAGCGGACCAGCGTCACGGTCTCGTCCGCGACTTCGCATCTGCCGACCAGTTGA